GGACCTTGCGCCCAGGATGTCAAGTCCGCAGGTCTCGGATGATATTACATAACTGTTGTCAAAATGCCCTATAGAAAGGGGCCTGATGCCGTTGGGGTCGCGCACCGCATAGAGCCGGTCCTTGGTCATGATGCCGAGAGAGAACGCTCCTTCGAGCTTGCACAGCACGGAGCTTAGCGCAGAGGTCAGGTCCTTTTCTTTTTCAAATACCAGCAGGGCCCCTATTATCTCCGAATCGTTGTTGCCCTTGAAAGCATACCCTTTTGAGCGGATCTCTCTTCGCAGTTCTTCGGTATTGGTCAGGTTGCCGTTGTGAGCTATAGCCACTGTACCGTAAGGAGTGTTAATTATTATCGGCTGGGCATTGGTTATGTCGCTTGTACCGCTAGTGGAATACCTGACATGGCCGAGCCCGATGTGGCCCTTTAGGCCTTCAAAAGCCTTTTCCTTGGCAAAAACAACGTTCACTAGCCCCATGTCGATATAGCTTCTAAAGTTATCGCCGTTTGAGGTTACTATCCCAGCGCTTTCCTGTCCGCGGTGCTGGAGAGCATAAAGGCCAAAATAGATATGTTTTGCAACATCCCTTTTGTCAAGGCAGAAGATGCCGAAAATGCCGCACTTATCGTTCAATTTTTTGCGCGGGAAATTGAAGTTCACGGTTAAATTTTACCCTTTTCTAAGGTAATCGTCAATCGCGCGGGCTGCTTTTTTCCCCGCTCCCATGGCAGAGATGACGGTGGCGGCCCCGGTAACAATGTCGCCTCCCGCAAATACACCCTTCATTGAGGTCTGTCCCGTGGACGGGTCTGCTATTACGCCTCCCCATTTTTCTGTTTTTAAGTCCGGGGTCGCTTTTGACAGAAGAGGGTTAGGGCTCTGCCCGATGGCAATTATCACGGTATCGGCATCGATAAGGAATTCGGAGCCTTTAACGGGGACAGGCCTTCTTCTGCCCGAGGCATCCGGCTCCCCCAGTTCCATAGCAAGACACTCCAGCTGTTTTACCCAGGAGGAAGGATCCCCAATGATCCGAACAGGAGCGGTCAGAAGTTTGAACTCTATCCCTTCTTCTTCCGCTCTTATGATCTCCTCCGCCCTTGCCGGCATCTCCGTTCTTGACCTTCTGTACACTATAGAGACCTTTTCGGCCCCGAGCCTGAGGCTTACTCTGGCCGCGTCCATTGCCACATTTCCGGCTCCCACCACAGCGACCTTTTTGCCTATCCTGACCGGCGTCATGTGTTCGGGGAATTGATAGGCCTTCATCAGGTTGACCCGAACAAGGAATTCGTTGGCGCTGTATACTCCCATCAGGTTCTCCCCCGGGATGTTGAGGAACTGCGGAAGCCCCGCTCCGCTGCCGATGAATACCGCTTTGTATCCCCTTTTAAACAGATCTTCTATCCCCAGGATCCCGCCGATCAGCATGCTGGTCTTGAGCTCTACCCCCAGGGACCTGATAT
The nucleotide sequence above comes from Candidatus Margulisiibacteriota bacterium. Encoded proteins:
- the gltA gene encoding NADPH-dependent glutamate synthase encodes the protein MREPLPEQKPQDRTRNFTEVALGYSKEQAIKEASRCIQCKKPLCVTGCPVEIDIPAFIKLIVEDKPAEALAKIKEKNNLPAVCGRVCPQEDQCEKMCILGKKDKENAIGIGYLERYAADYGKKRAVDSIPGTGRRSTVNGQQVAVVGSGPAGLTCAADLAKLGYQVTLFESLHEAGGVLSYGIPEFRLPKAIVREEIEYIRSLGVELKTSMLIGGILGIEDLFKRGYKAVFIGSGAGLPQFLNIPGENLMGVYSANEFLVRVNLMKAYQFPEHMTPVRIGKKVAVVGAGNVAMDAARVSLRLGAEKVSIVYRRSRTEMPARAEEIIRAEEEGIEFKLLTAPVRIIGDPSSWVKQLECLAMELGEPDASGRRRPVPVKGSEFLIDADTVIIAIGQSPNPLLSKATPDLKTEKWGGVIADPSTGQTSMKGVFAGGDIVTGAATVISAMGAGKKAARAIDDYLRKG